The nucleotide sequence CCGCCGTCTGGCGGAGCGCCGGCACCGGGTGGAGCTGATGAGTCAGAAACTGGGAAGCCCTCAGGATCTGATCGATGAAAAGAAAAAGGATCTGGAATATCTGAAAACACGTTCTGAAAAGGCGCTGCATTTTTCGATTGAAAGAAAAAAGGCCCGCATGGGCAAGGTCATGGCTATGCTGGATAGTCTCAGCCCCCTGAAGGTGGTTGAGCGTGGCTATTCAATCGTGACCAAAAATTCTGAAGTTATTAAATCTGCGAGTCAGGTGAAAAAGGGAGACCTTTTGGATATCCGTCTGGCTCAGGGCTCAGTGACCGCCATCGTGGATGGCGTGAAGGAGGAATAGAATGGATTTTGAAAAGAAACTAGGCCGTCTGGAAGAGATCGTGCAAAAGATGGAAAAAGGCGATCTGGCTTTGGAAGAGTCTTTGAAGCTGTTCGAGGAGGGCGTGAAACTTTCCCGCGAATGTCATCACCGTTTGAACGAAGCTGAATCCAAAGTGAAGCTTTTGATGTCCGTGGGGGCTGATGGTCAGCCTGTGACCACTGACTTCACTCCAGAGGAGAACTAGCCTTGGATCTCGCCATTCAGATTGATCAGGAAATCGCCGCGCGCACCCAGGCTGTGAATCAGTTTGTGGAAAAATATCTGTCTGACATGGAACTGCCGGCAGGCAATGCCATTTCTGAATTGCGAAAGTCCATGCTTTATTCCGCCACCAATGGCGGGAAACGTTTCCGTCCGGTTCTGTCCTTGCTGGTCGGTGAATTGTTCGGGGCCGGTAAAGAGCGCATCTTGCCTTTCGCCGCTGCCGTGGAAATGATTCACACCTATTCTTTGATTCATGATGATCTGCCGTGCATGGATAACGATGACATGCGCCGCGGGAAGCCTACCAATCACAAAGTGTTTGGCGAAGACTTTGCTCTGCTGGCCGGGGATGCTCTTTTGACTGAAGCTTTCATGCTGATTGCGGAAAACTATGGGGATAACAGTTTCCTGGTGGGTCATCTGACACGCCTGTTGTCTTCGGCAGCGGGAATTCGTGGCATGGTCGGTGGTCAGGCGATTGACCTGCGCGCCGGTGACAGGCAAATGTCACTGGAAGAACTGACTCATCTGCACCGTCTTAAAACCGGCGCGTTGATTCGTGTGGCGGTAGAGGGTGCGGCAGTGATTGCCGGGGCAAAGCCGACTGAAATTGAAAGTCTAAAAAAATTCGGTGAAGGTTTGGGGCTTGCTTTCCAAGTGGCGGATGATGTTCTGGATCACGGCGAAAAAGGTCAGGATTTTCGCAGCTTCACCGGTATCCTGGGACTTGAAGGCACCAAGACATATCTGAAGGATGTCAGTGCTTCTACTTTGGCGGAACTGCACAAGGTTTCCGCCGATGCTCCGCTCTTGGAGTATCTGATCAGCTTTAATCAAAACCGTCAGGTGTAACATGAGCGATAAACTGCGTTTGGATCTTTATCTTGTTGAAAAGGGTCTGGCGCAGTCGCGCACGCATGCTCAGGAACTGATCGAGGCCGGTCAGGTTTTTCTTTTTGAAAATTCGCAAAAGCGTATTCTGAAAAAGGCAAGCTTTGCTGTCTTGGACTCGCATCACGGAAAAATTGAAGTTGAAGCCGGTCCGGCGAATCGTTTTGTGTCCCGTGGGGGCCTGAAGCTGGAAGGTGCTTTGGCGCAAGCCGGGGTTTTCGTGCAAGGTCTGAAGGTTCTGGATGTGGGTATTTCCACAGGGGGCTTTACCGATTGTCTTCTGCAAAAGGGCGCAAGCGTGGTGTTGGGTGTGGACGTGGGTCATGGTCAGGTTCACAGCAGCCTTCTTTCCAATCCACGACTGACAGTTATTGAGGGCATCAATGCCCGCAATCTTTCCCGTGAAGAGGCGGTCAATCAGGCCACCCCGCCGGATAAGTTTGATTTGGTCGTTATGGATGTTTCTTTTATTTCTATCTCTTTGATTGTTCCGGAATTGGCGCATTTTCTTAAGACTGAAGGCTGTCTTTTAAGTCTGGTGAAGCCCCAATTTGAGGTCGGCGTTGACGGCCTTGCCAAGGGCGGTATAGTCAAAGATGTTTCACTGTACAAAGAAGTCGAGACGCGAATAAAGGATCTCTGTTCGCATAATGGATTTAAGGTTCTCGATTACTTCCCATCTCCGATTCAGGGAAAGGACGGAAATAATGAGTTCTTCGTTTTTGCCAAAAAAATCTAGTTGGATTGTCTTGTTCCTGTTTCTGGCAAGCTGCCAAAACTTAAGAACCCGGGAAGACATTCGCAAAACTCCGCAACCAACTCCGGGTCGTCCGGGTGTGACTCAACCGCGTCCGCCGGAAAATGTCGGCACTCCGCCACCGATGGAATCAGATGAAGAAGACGTGGCTGAAACGCCACCACCTCCTCCGGCGCCGGTGATTCCGACGATGCCCAAGATCGGTGTGATCCTGGGTGGGGGCGGGGCCAAGACCTACGCGCACATTGGTTTCTTGCATGAACTGCAAAGAGCGAAAGTTCCAGTTTACGCTATCGGCGGGGTTGAATTTGCAGCTCCGATGGCGGCTCTTTACGCCAACAAAGAACTGGCCAACGATGTAGAGTGGCAGATGTTCAAGCTGAAGGATGAAGAAGTTCTGAAAAAATCCCTTCTGGGCGGCGTGAACAAAAATAACGAAGTGACGGTGCTGAAGGACTTTGTCGGTGTGGCATTCAACCGCGCCAAAGTGGAAGACTTTAAAGTCCCGTTTGCCTGTCCGTCATACAACTTGAAGAAGAATCAGGTTTACCTGATGAACCGCGGTGGCATCGATCAGTTGATGTACTCGTGCATGGCGTATCCGCCGTTCTTTAAGCCTTATCAGAACAGTGTGGCGGGGGTTCGCGATATCACGGCTTTGGCGAATTACCTGCGCCAAAAAGGCGCCAACTATATCGTGATGGTCAATGTGCTGCAGGCCCCGGGGGGCTCCAAGCCCTTCACGCTGGAGTCCAGCGCTACTGACAACGTCTTATGGAGTGAAATTGCGGGACTGTATAATAAGCCTTTGCCAGGAGTTGACACTGTCATCTCGCTTGATACATCCAGCTATGGTATTATGGATTTCGACAAGCGTCGTGAGATCATGAACAAGGGCGCAGACTCTGCCGCCCGTCAGTTGAAGGGTCTTACCCGCAAGTGGGGACTTTAGGAGAATTTATGAGCAGAAAACCCATCTATGATATGAACATCTTTTCCGAGAGAAGAAAAAAAGCCGGGGAGCAAATCCCAGGTAGCGCCTTGGTAGTGGCTTCTCATCCGGAATACATCCGCAATCATGACTGTCATTTTCCGTACCGTCAGGATTCCAATCTGTTTTATCTGACTGGCTGGGAAGAGCCTGAATCCGTTTTGATTCATCGTCCGGGTTTGACTCCAGAAACCGTGATGTTCGTGCGCCGTCGTGACGTGGAAAGAGAAACCTGGGATGGTTTCCGCTATGGACCGGAAGGCTGCGAGCGCGAATTTAAAATCGACAAAGCCTATCCGTTTGATGAACTGACCAAAGTGGCGCCTCAGCTTCTGAAAGAAGTGGATCGTGTTTATTACAGTCAGTACAAAAACCAGGAGATGGATCACAAGATGCAGGACATTCTGCAAACGGTGAAAGCTCTGCAGGGTCGCATGGGGAATGGTCTTTTGGCGATTCACGATGCGGATATTTTGCTGGGCGAACTTCGTCTGGTGAAATCTGAATACGAACTGACTCAGTTGCGTGAGGCGTGCGAAATTTCCGCTCAAGCCCATTTGGCAGCAATGCGTTTCACCCGCCCGGGTGTGACAGAGCGCCAGGTGCAAGGGGTGCTTGCGCACAACTTCTATATGAGAGGCTCTGCCCGTGAAGGTTACAACTATATCGTGGCTTCCGGAAATGCCGCGACAACTTTGCACTACAACTTCAACGATCAGGTCTGCAAAGACGGTGATTTGCTGTTGATTGATGCTGGTGCGGAATTTAATTATTACACGGGCGATATCACCCGCACGTATCCGGTGAATGGCAAGTTCACGGACGAGCAGGCGCGTGTTTACGAAGGTGTGTTGAAAGTTCAAAAGCAGATTTGTGACTATGTAAAGCCAGGGATCTTCTTTAAAGACCTGCACGACATGGGCACGTCATTGCTGACGGATCTGATGCTGGATCTGGGTCTGTTGTCCGGTCGCAAGGATGATCTGATTCAGGCGCTGGCGCAGAAAAAGTATTATCCGCACGGTATCGGCCACTGGCTGGGTATGGATGTGCATGATGCGGGTTTGTACTTTAAAAAGAATGAACCTCGTCCGATCGAAGCCAACATGTGCTTCACGATCGAACCGGGTCTTTATATTCCGGCAGACGACGCGTCGGCACCTCAGAAATACCGTGGTATCGGCATTCGTATCGAGGACAACCTGCGTGTGACTTCATCGGGTTCCGAGAACATGACTTCGTCTGTTCCGAAAGAGATTGCTGACATCGAAAAGGTTGTCGGCCAGGTTTAAATGTTTAATGCCAAAAAGGCTCACCTCAGGGTGGGCCTTTTTTTATGCCATCATGCTGTTGTCAACATGGCGAAGACTTTGTGAAATCACGTAAAGATGATTCTTAAGCTCGCTGGAACGAACCAGGCCCCATTGGCTCTCGTTTTCGATCGAGCGCAGGGTTTTCTTAAAGCTGGCGGTCAGATTTTCCATGTCTCCCAGTAACGATTCCAGGGCGCTGGAAAATTCCTTCACCCGGGACATTTCGATTTTCCCCACGACACAAATCACGTCCATACCAGCGGTCACCTTCGACAGCATGTTGATAGACCGGTTCAGGGATTTGTTTTCATTGATCAATTTCTTGGCGGTTTCTTCCACGTCGGCAAAGTTGGCGGAAATAAGATTTTTCAGAAGATCGCAGTTCTTTAAAAGGAATTCCTCCTGATCGGAACTTTGGGTTTCCTCGATCAGGTGATTCATCATCTCAATCTGCAGACGTGACGTTGCCATGGAAAAATACATGCGCGAAGCCGCGATGCTGAAGTTGGCAAAGATCTCGTCAAACTCCCGCGAGCTTTCAGCAATTTCCAGCGCCAGTCGTTCCAGGTTCTTGGAAACCACACTGAGGGTTTTTCCAGCCTCGCCAAGTTTTGCGGCAGAGATGGTAAGGTTGGTCGTGACCATCTGCACTTCCCGGCAGATATCACTGATGCTTTGGGCCTGATTGTTGCGGCTGAATCGTTGGTTCAGCGAATCGGCCAGATCAAACGCAGTGCGCGCGGCTTTGGTGCATTTGCCCGAGGCCTGCTGCATTTCGCCCACACGTTCAGATCGATCGACGGTCAAAGAAGTTTTCTTTTCAAAGTGCAGCAGCAGTTGGTCACGGGACTTCATTTCTTCCAGCAGGGCGCGGGTCATAAAAGCGTCATAGCTATTAAAGCCCCGCTTGTGAAGTTCTGAAAGCAAAAGGCCTTCGCTTTGTTCCATGTTAAGCCCCGTCTTTTCGCGGGAAACCAGTTCAGTATAGATCTTTTGCACTTCGCCCAGAAAGACCGAGGTCGGTTTCAGTCGAATCGACAAATACCCATCGGCCATTGGAAAAGCCATGGCAAAGACCCAGTAGTACTTTCCGGTTCTGGATTTGTTCTTTACGAAAGCGGCGATGGGTTTGTTCGATTGCAAATAGTTCCAGAACAGTTTGAAAACACTGCGGGGCATATCCTGATGGCGAATGATGTTGTGGGGACGGCCCAGTATTTCATCTTGTGAATATTCACTGACCCTGACAAAGACCTGATTGCCTGACTCGATTCGCCCCTTAAAATCAGTTTTAGAGAAGAACAGCTCATCCAGTGCAAAGTCGGCTTCCAATGTCATCCCATCACCTCGTGCAAGGTCCGCTTTATACTCGACAGAAAATTCGCAGCAACAAATATGAGATATCCAATGGAATATTCCACCGCCTCGGTGGAGGTGTTCCTCGCATCTGTTGGGAGAAACGTTCGTCGAGTTTCCGGGCGCTGGTTGTTGCTGTGGGAGCGGATTTGCGGCGGTTATCATTTAGGGCCTGTAATAAGAGCAGATCGGAACGACCCTCTGCTGATCTGGTACGGAACACCTGCTTGGCATAAACATTGATCTCTAAGCCACTGAAAACTTAAACAGGAGATATCCATGAAAAAGAATTCAGTGAACTGGAACAAGCTGGGCTTGGTGAGTCTTTTGCTTGCGGCAGGTCCCGCAGGCGCGGCGGATAAAACCGTGCATTGGGATACGAATGCCTATTGGAGAGGTGGCGATCAATCCTATCAATGTTATGACCGGGGTGGAATTTACCACGAAGGCATCTGTCTGGAGGGCTCTGCTTCTGCGCAGGTGGCGGCGGTCATCAACAATGATCTTCGCCGCGAAGGTGGTAATGAAACTTCGATGGGCGACATGGTTACCGAGGTGGAAGGAAAGATTTCCAAAACTTTCGCCAATCGCCATTTCAAGCAGATCTTTATTTCGATCAGCGCCATCCCGAAAAATCAGGTGCTGGATTATAACGAAAAGAATGAACAGAACTTCCATAACTCCGATCGTCTGCGCGCCGATGGTTACGTGGACCGTCCATGGTTCCTGGCAAATATCGGAGCCAACATTGCGATGACGGATTCGCAGGATGTGACTGTTCTTGCCGGCGCGTTCCCGGTCAGCGGCCTGAATCCACTGCAAGGCAAGCCCAGCCGGTACTATGTGACAGCTCCTTATGGTTTGATGGTTCGTTATGACAAAGGGATTCAGATGAACTATCAGCTGAAAGAAGAGCTGGATCGTGTGTTGTTGGCATCCTTTAGCGTTGTTGACGGGGACACCATCAAAGGTGAATCCAGTCTGGATCCGGCAGACTCGCGTGCGAATTCCTATCCAGCCTATGGTGGCACGGTGGAATTGCGCGTAGCCAACGCCCTTCGCAAGGTTTTCGACAAATCAGCTCCGTATCTGAAGAATCATGATCTTTATATCGGTGTGACGGGCGCGCATGGAGACGTGGGAAGCTTCCCGGGTGAAAAAAGAGCCCAGGATGATATGACCACTTACTTGGGATACATGTTCACATCCAAGTACGGTGAGGCCGAAGTGCGCGTCTTCCGCGCGGACTTTACTCGTAACAAACAAGGTGATGGTAACGGCCGTCGTCCCCATGCCCAGCACGTGAATTCAAAAGCTCATGGTGTGGAAGTGGCGATGCGTGGAGTGGAGGCGGGGCCCTGCGCCTGGGACTTCTATTACAACCAGCATGTCTTTAATACGGACGCCGCATTTGCCGATGGTGAATTTACGTTTGAAAAGGTTCGCGGGGTGCGCGGCTGGGCTGCCGGCACCACTTGTCGTAATCTGTTGGGCATGAAGAATCTGGATATCGGTTTTGAATATGGCAGCACCCAGCTGGATCGCAAAGGTGCCAAGGAAAACCTGAAATATCCTAACAAGGCCAATCAGTTCAATTTGACGTTAAGCTATCGCTTTAATATGAATAAATTGTTCGTTAGATGAAGCGATGGGACAGCCAGGAGAACTTTTCCGCGTTCTCCTGCAGTTCTTTTTCGGTCTTGAACAGTTTGTCATCACGGGAAGCGGCGCTGACGGCAAGGCTCAGATGCGTCGCGGATTGCAGCAGGTTGTAATCGCCCATGGTGTTGCCGGAAGCAAAGAACGGCCTTTTACCGCCGGTGGCTTCCAGAAGGGCTTCCACTTTTCCTTCACGATAAGTGATCGTGCCTTTTTGGCGATCGCTGATCACGCCGTTATCCACTTGGGTTTCCACACCCAGCACATCGTTTTTAGTCAGTCCCAGCATTTCTGCGCCGGGCTCCACCGCCCATTTAACCGATGCGGTGATGATGTAGACTTTCACACCCCTGGAAAGAAACAGATCGATCAATTTCTTTTGCTCCAAAAACACCGGCACTGGAAAGTGACCCTTGACCGCGTCAACGGCCCACTGGTGCACCTGCTCCAGTTTTTGTCCCTGACAGATTTGGGCTAGCCAAAGGTAGGCTTTGCGCGGATCTGCGGCTTTCATGTCTTCGTAGTGTTCCCAGGGTTGTGGCGGAAGAGTCACAAGTTTGTTGTCGATCTGGTGATGAAAGAAAGTTTCGCCAAGATCGGTATCCCACAAAGTACCATCCGCATCAAAGGCGGCCACAGGTGCAGAATCCTGTTTTAAAACTTGGTCCAGTGTCGTATTTATGCGGTTCCAAATGTCGGTGGAATAGTCTTTGTATTTCATAGTGTCTTAGTATGAAATATGAAAAGTAAAATGACAAGGAGACCTGAGGGCATGAGCCTGTATTGCCGCGTGATTCAGCCGGAAGATTTGCAACAGATTTTGGATCTGGAAAATAAAAAGCTCGCAGAAACCTATCCGGATGAAATGGAACGAATGATTGCCACCTGGAATTCCAAATTCCGTGTCGAGGCTCTGAACCATTACATCGCCCTGGGCTGGAGTTTTCTGGCTGAGGAGCAGGGCACAAACAAGCTGATGGGTTATTTCATTGCCCAGCCGCTGTTGTTCCTGGATGGACAGACTCAGACCCTGTGGGTGGAGCATGTGCAGTACAACTCCCTGCAGGCCCGCGATGAACTTTGTGAGCTGGCCTATAAATTGGGCCGCGAAAAGCATCTGCAACGGGTTTACTTCCCCAACGACAACGGAGTACCGAACTCCGTAAAAGCTTTCAAGGCCGAAAGCTGGCAGCCGGGGACTCTTTCAGTCAAGACGACAAAAGGATAAGCCATGAAGAATTTCTCCTTCGCGAACAGAATTCAAAATATCAACAAGATGAAATCCCAGGATTTTGATCTGGTGATAATCGGAGGAGGAATCAACGGAGCGGGTGTGGCGCGGGACGCCTCGGCGCGCGGCATGCGTGTGGCTTTGATTGAGGCCCGTGACTTTGCATCTGGCACGTCGTCAAAATCCTCCAAACTTATTCACGGCGGCATTCGTTATCTGGAAAACATGGAATTCAAACTTGTTTTCGAGGCACTCAATGAAAGAACCCGCCTGTTTGAAATGGCTCCGCATCTGGTGCATCCGTTGCGCTTTATGATTCCACTTTATCAGGAAAGCCGTGTGGGCATGGGTAAGATGGGTCTTGGCATGTGGCTGTATGATGCCTTGTCATTGTTCCAGGCACCTGAAATGCACGAACGCCTGAATGCCCAGGCCTCTATCGAGCGCATGCCGGCAATTCGTCCCAATAACCTGCTGGGATCTTATATTTATTCTGACGCCTATATGGACGATGATCGTCTGGTTCATGAAACCATGAGATCGGCGAATGAAAACGGCGCGCTGTGTGTGAACTATGTGAAAGCCACCGGGGTTAACTTTGGCCCGGATGGAAAAATCCAGTCAGTGAAGTGCGAAGATCAGCATTCCAGGGAAAAATTTTCTATCAAAGCCCGCCATGTGATCAGCAGTGTGGGCCCGTGGACTGACGAACTGGGTGAAAGCATCTTTAAAGACTGGAAAAAGATTCTTCGTCCCACCAAAGGGATTCATCTGACTTTGCCGAAGCACCGTCTGCCTTTGACCAGTGCGGTGGTGATGGGTGCGGAAAAAAGTGATCGCATCGTGTTCGGGATTCCCCGTCACGAGATGATCATTATTGGAACCACGGACACCGACTTTAAGGAATCTCCGGAAAATGTGACCACCACACCCGAAGACGTGAAGTATCTGCTTTCAATCACGGATCACTATTTCCCGGGTGCCAATCTGACAGCTCACGATATTATCGCAAGCTATGCCGGGGTTCGTCCGCTTGTGGCAGATGGCTCCAGCAGTGAAGGCAAAACCAGCCGCGAGCACACGATTCTGTCTGACGACCGCGGCATTACTTTTGTGGCCGGTGGAAAATACACGACGTATCGCTTGATGTGCGAACAAACCGTAAAAGCGGCTTTAAAATTCTTTACGTTTGAAGAGCGTGTGACCTGGGCTAAATCCAACACCATCAAACCATTGAATCCCTACACCAGTGTTGATGCCTTCCAACAAGCCAAGGTTCAGGCGGATTTGTGGGCGCGTGAAGCCGGGCACTCGGCGGAAGACATGCGCCTGCTGGCAGAACGTTATGGCATGGAAGGCGAAGAGATCTTAAACAGATATTCTTCCGACATGACTTACTGGCAGCTGGAGGCAGCTCAGGCGATTGATTCGACGATGTGTCTGCATATGCGTGACTTCTTTGCGCGCCGGGTTCCATTGTTCCTGGCGGATCGCAATCACGGCGTGAAGCACATGGAGGAAATCGGTAAAGTCTTCCAGGAAAAGCTGGGCTGGAACGAAGCCCGCCTGAAAGAAGAACTGCACATGCTGACTGAATACATGGCCCACGAAGTGGAATGGAAAAAACATTTCTAATTAAGGAATGAAATATTCAGAAACTGCCGGCAGACCATTTTGCATGGCCATAAAGACCAGGCGCTTTGGTTTTGGCCCGGAAGCGGCCTTGATCAGAATGCGACGGCCCTGGCAGGTGATAGAGTCTGTCGGCATCGGAAGCTCGGTCACCGTAAAGTGAGTTCCGGAACCCAGCGGCCATACGGCGGTATTTCCCAGATCCCCGGCGTTGTGAATCGCCACCTTGTAAAGTTTCTTATCGACATTGCCGCAGTAATAAATCGCCGATCCCGCAGAATCATAGGCATACGCACTTGGAATCTGCGGCAGGGTCAGCAGGGTTTTTACATTTCCGGAATACAGCACGTGCATCTTCGCCGTCAGGATCGACACATGCACCGGAGGCGTATACATCCAGCCACTGAGCTGATCAAAGTACACCGGTGCTGCAACCCGGTGAACCCCCACGATACCCAAAGAACAATCTGTGGAAAGTCCATCCGGACAGTCATCGGCATCAGAATCCAGACTGATACGGCCCCCAACGTGAAGAGTGGTCGTTGGTGTGATCAGACGGAAGGTGGCATTGTTATGAGCTGTCCCGTTCCAATAAAGGTTGTTCATCAAAAGATTGCCGGACTTGTAAGCGACGATTTCAGGAGAATACCCCGACAGCAGCAAGTCCCCATGGTTGATGGAAGTTTGAGTGTAGCTTGGGGTTGCCCCTTCCCCATTCAGAATTTGTTCCCACAGACCGGTGGCGCGATTTAAGCGGCAAATGCTGTGATAAACCGTATAAGTGCTTGGAGGAGTGATCAGCACCTGATGGTTTGCGCAGTTCATGTAAACGTCGCCATTGGCAGGATTGGTGGCAAACTGATTGGCATCCCACCAGTTCCCCATAAGAATGGACTGCAGATTGGCGGCAACACCGAAGTTGACTCCACCGTTGGCACCATTACCCGCCACCAGTCGTACTTCCGGCAAAGAGCCCGGCGATACTTCACGCAGTTTGTTTTGCTGGTGATCCAGAAGCATCACGCCGTCGCCCACGCTGTGATCAATGTAGGTGACAGAAGCCAAACGCATATCAAATCCAGAACCACCATCGCCGGCGTCTTTGCGCTGACCAAACAGGGTGTAGACTTTCCCGTTCACCACAGTTCGGATAATTCCCCGCGCCGAGAAGAAGATCCGGCCATAACGATCGACAAAGACGTCATCCAGGGCCACCGGGCAGGATGTCGCATCGATGCCATCTGCACATTCCCCCTGAACGCCGGTTCCCAGAACCCGTATCCATGTTCCATCATCCTGCAACTGGCTGACGCCATTTTCGGTGGATCGATTCGCGCGGTACACGCGGCCATCCATGCCTTGGACTTCATAATAGTTCAGTGACGAGTTGCCAAACGGATGATTTGGGAAAACACCGTTACCAATCAGGGTCACCGGATCAAGTTCCGTCATCGGGCCATAAGCATTACCCGGCACACTGTGCACGCCTTGAACGTAAGCTTTTTGAATGGCACTGGTCGCAGGATCAAATCTTAAGCTGAAGAAGGAATAAGCCATTGTATCCAGATCCCAGGCAGGCTGACCAAAGACACCTGTACCAGAGAATCGGACGCTTTCCACACGAGGAACCGCCAGGGAGCCTTTGTACAGACGGATGCGACCGCTGTTGTTTTTGGCGGCTTGCGGTTTTTCGGAAATGAAATACAGATCCCCGTTGGGCATCGGAATAAATGGTGAACGTTTACGGATTGGCCAGGTTTCATCCACGGTCGGAGTTTTAATAATATTGATTTTTAAATCACGCGGATCGGCCACGGTGTCGGCAGTGTCAGTTCCAAGATTTCCCGCCGGGTCCGCGCCGATCAGGGTTTCGATTGTCATCGGAGTGACGTTGGTGTCGATTCGGCGGATCATCTCGCGGTCATAAACCAGAATGCGATTTTGATAATCGAGTGCGGTTCGCAAGATGGCCTTGGCGCGGGCTTGTTCCACCGGGATGCCGTCGCCGAAAGCATTTTCATTTTCTTTCGTCAGACGCAAAAGAACCTTCGAGTTGTTGGTGGTTGGATCGATATAGATGATCCCGTACGAAGAATCATTAAAGAAGATCTTTCCATCAGTGGTGACAAGCACCGTGCCCGGAGCCGTGTCCGTGTTCACGCTGGTGTTAAAGACGGTGCTCTTGGCATTGCCGTCATGTCCTGGGTCCTGATTGCCGGCGATCAGATTGTAAGCGCCGCTGTTCAGCGGGGGACTGGTAACCTGGGATGTTTGCCCGTTGTTGTCAGTCACACGAATCTGCAATTTAAAGAAAGTGTCGTTTGGAACGGTGGAGCTCCAAAGATAGCAACCCGTGCGGGGCGCCGAATAGGAACACGCGGTAGAGTTGCTGGAGTTGTTGGCCAGTGTGTTTGAAATCAAAGTGAACGGTTCACCGTCGATGGCGTAAAGCAGTTCGACTTTGGCGATAGTGCCATTGTCACTGGCTTGCCAGCTGATATGAGCGGCGGCGCCATTGGCAAAGTTCATATCGAAAGTATTCGGCGGATTGTTGGGAGTGGCTGAATTCACGGTCAGGAAGTTTGCCACCACGGGCGGTGGGTCGTTGACGTAATTGATGGTGTTATAATCTTTTTCAAGTGTGGCGGAATTGGTGCTGATATTGCCGCCGACATCCATCACCCACGCATAAATGTTATAACTGCCAAAATTAATTCCCAGGAAGAAATCAAAATCCACCAACGTCAGAGTGGGCAGTTCGGCAAGGCCCGGTTTGGGCGCCTTCACGCTGACCCAGCAGCTGTCGGAAGCGTTCGGTGCGCTGTTGGCAGTTTTAAGACAGAATTTAGTGATAGCCGTTTCTGCATCCGCAGCTTTCAAGCTGACGGTCACGTAAGATCGGACAGTGTCATCCGGATCCAGTTGTCCGTTTATTTTCATTTCACCGGCAGTGATCACAGGTTTGATTGTATCCAGAATCACATCAAAGGCATTGCTGGCACCGGTACCGGTCAGGCCGTGGCCATCCGTCAAGCGGGCGCGAACCTGCACATTGGTGTTATAGGCATTCGGTGTCCAGTTTACGGTGAAGGACTTGTTGTTCATCGGACCCGCAAGACCCAGCGCGCGACTCGTCGCCACATTCCAGGTGGCGCCGCCATCAGTGGAATAGTCCAAATACAACGTGTCAGCGGCGCTCACGGTGGCTTCGGTGACATACACCACAAACGGATAGCTGACATTGATCGCCAAAGTCGGCACCGGATCCAAAGTCAGAATCGGCGCTTTGCTGTCATAAGTGATAGTAAAGACCGTCGCGGTGGAAACGTTACCGGCTTCGTCACGGGCATAGAAGCGCACG is from Bdellovibrio bacteriovorus str. Tiberius and encodes:
- a CDS encoding hemagglutinin; its protein translation is MNVMALWIFLITGLVSGCTLVGNLTDYNSLTAPVLTDGTGTKIESLIINSSDSLSNYNLRGECYYPKQKIEVIIQPSLNSLSTMEPKVFTTVCQDGSFSLDVNTQGWPDAEYTVKLEVTSLAGVKSSNETAVTKDIIAPNVSFATPLPAEVGNALIAALPVDGTCEDDDGPVSVLFQGTTLATFTCSNGTFSGPVIVGALNDGATILQVSQTDSAGNTGTANSSSFNKDSLAPLLPVTFGSLGSALSNNDADRSVTVTVPADATQYRYVIVKDTDCSNQWAAIMATTPVPAGTPATFSFAGDGEYRLCFIAGDQADNWQPDTAVIESGAVIIDTAGPALNITSPLAGSKHKSAVTVSGTCEAGASLSFAGDYTTSPSTGTCSVGGTFSFNVTLTAVDGLKNFTLSSTDGAGNTTHHTAYSLVRDNVIVAPSVTLNTAATTNNPDAQFTVNDCSDATFIMIKEINAPPALGDSGWIACSTAAQNYSFDLSANGDQQGLRNVRFYARDEAGNVSTATVFTITYDSKAPILTLDPVPTLAINVSYPFVVYVTEATVSAADTLYLDYSTDGGATWNVATSRALGLAGPMNNKSFTVNWTPNAYNTNVQVRARLTDGHGLTGTGASNAFDVILDTIKPVITAGEMKINGQLDPDDTVRSYVTVSLKAADAETAITKFCLKTANSAPNASDSCWVSVKAPKPGLAELPTLTLVDFDFFLGINFGSYNIYAWVMDVGGNISTNSATLEKDYNTINYVNDPPPVVANFLTVNSATPNNPPNTFDMNFANGAAAHISWQASDNGTIAKVELLYAIDGEPFTLISNTLANNSSNSTACSYSAPRTGCYLWSSTVPNDTFFKLQIRVTDNNGQTSQVTSPPLNSGAYNLIAGNQDPGHDGNAKSTVFNTSVNTDTAPGTVLVTTDGKIFFNDSSYGIIYIDPTTNNSKVLLRLTKENENAFGDGIPVEQARAKAILRTALDYQNRILVYDREMIRRIDTNVTPMTIETLIGADPAGNLGTDTADTVADPRDLKINIIKTPTVDETWPIRKRSPFIPMPNGDLYFISEKPQAAKNNSGRIRLYKGSLAVPRVESVRFSGTGVFGQPAWDLDTMAYSFFSLRFDPATSAIQKAYVQGVHSVPGNAYGPMTELDPVTLIGNGVFPNHPFGNSSLNYYEVQGMDGRVYRANRSTENGVSQLQDDGTWIRVLGTGVQGECADGIDATSCPVALDDVFVDRYGRIFFSARGIIRTVVNGKVYTLFGQRKDAGDGGSGFDMRLASVTYIDHSVGDGVMLLDHQQNKLREVSPGSLPEVRLVAGNGANGGVNFGVAANLQSILMGNWWDANQFATNPANGDVYMNCANHQVLITPPSTYTVYHSICRLNRATGLWEQILNGEGATPSYTQTSINHGDLLLSGYSPEIVAYKSGNLLMNNLYWNGTAHNNATFRLITPTTTLHVGGRISLDSDADDCPDGLSTDCSLGIVGVHRVAAPVYFDQLSGWMYTPPVHVSILTAKMHVLYSGNVKTLLTLPQIPSAYAYDSAGSAIYYCGNVDKKLYKVAIHNAGDLGNTAVWPLGSGTHFTVTELPMPTDSITCQGRRILIKAASGPKPKRLVFMAMQNGLPAVSEYFIP